One Methanobrevibacter sp. genomic region harbors:
- a CDS encoding winged helix-turn-helix domain-containing protein: MFNEITITKMSKIKDKELSNLLIGRKGGITTIKITDQILQQPHNANQLSRILHLDYKTITYHLNLMIDHEYVEKEKITQNYIYYPSKKLYNCIEEYSLIRNFLKIEY, translated from the coding sequence ATGTTCAATGAGATAACAATAACCAAAATGAGCAAAATTAAAGATAAAGAACTTTCTAATTTATTAATTGGTAGAAAAGGAGGAATAACAACTATTAAAATAACAGATCAAATACTACAGCAACCTCATAATGCAAATCAATTATCTAGAATATTACACTTAGATTATAAAACAATAACATATCACTTAAACCTCATGATCGACCATGAATATGTGGAAAAAGAAAAGATTACACAGAATTACATTTATTATCCAAGTAAAAAATTATATAATTGCATAGAAGAATATAGTCTAATAAGGAATTTTCTTAAAATTGAATATTAA